The nucleotide sequence GTGAGCCTATTTGTCTTTCAAATAAACAGGAAGCGGTGTAAATTATTAATTGATTTACTCGCAGTCATTGAAAAAAAAGCATATATTTGCAGCCTGTGAAAAAATCGAAATATATAATGTAATAACATAAAAATAAGATTCAAATGCAAAACAAAGGATTTGTAAAGGTCTTCTCAGTGTTACTTACTCTGGTTTGTTTATTCTATCTGTCGTTCTCTTTTGTGACCAGATATTATTCAAGCAAAGCAGTTGAGTATGCAGCCGGAGACCCGACAAAAGAGAGTCAGTTTATTGACTCGCTTTCTACTCAGAAGGTATGGCTGGGCTATACCCTTAAGCAGTGTCGTGAAATGGAAATTAGTTTAGGTCTCGACTTAAAGGGGGGGATGAACGTAGTTTTGGAACTGAACGTAGCCGATGTGCTTCGCTCATTGTCAAACAAAAATACGGACGAAAACTTCAATAAGGCGCTGGATTTGGCTTATGCCCGTCAGAACACCAGTCAGAAAGACTTTATCGATCTTTTTGCCGAAGAGTACAAGAAGCTTGATCCAGGTGCAAGACTTTCTGCGATTTTCAGTACATTTGAATTAAAAGACAAAATTACACCTCAAAGCTCGGATGCACAGGTAATCGCTGTAATCAGAGAAGAGCTTAAGAGTGCGATTGACAACTCTTTCAATGTGCTTCGTACACGTATTGACCGTTTTGGTGTTGTTTCTCCTAACATTCAGCGTCTTGAAACCGCTGGTCGTATTTTGGTGGAACTTCCTGGTGTAAAAGAACCGGAACGTGTTCGTAAACTTTTACAGGGTAGTGCAAACCTTGAATTTTGGGAAACATACGATTTGCAGGAAGTTTATCAGCAACTTATTGCTGCCGATAATGCTCTGGCAAAAATAAATCTATCTGCTATTGATTCAGTATCTGCTGAGGTTGCAGAAGTTGCAGTTGATACAGCAGCTGTTGTTGCAGATTCAACTTCTACAGATGTTCTGGCAGCTGCAGGAGACTCTGCTGGTGTTGACACATTGCTTGCAAAGATCGAACAAAAACAACCTGAGACTCAGGCATCACAATCTAAAGAAGAATTTGCAAAACAACATCCTTTGTTTGCTTTGCTACAGATCAATCAATACAACGGTCAGCTTGCAGGTGGTCCGGTTGTTGGTGTTGCCAATGTGAACGATATGGCTAAGATCGATCAATATCTGAACCTGAAACAGGTTAAAGAAGTTTTACCAAGAAATCTTTCTTTAAAGTGGGGTGTTAAAGCTATTGATGAAAAGGAGCAATTCTATCAGTTATATGCAATTAAGATTACGAACCGTGATGGTAGCCCTGCATTAGGAGGCGATGTAGTAACTGATGCCCGTGATGACTTCAATCAACAAGGAGGTCGTACAGCATCTGAAGTTAGTATGTCAATGAATGCTGAAGGAGCAAAAGCATGGGCTCGTCTTACTAAAGAGAACATTGGCAAGTCAGTTGCAATTATTCTTGACGATATGGTGTACTCTGCACCACGTGTTAACGATGAAATAACCGGAGGCCGTTCTTCTATTTCCGGAGACTTTACTCCTGAAGAAGCGAAGGACCTTGCTAATGTATTGAAGTCTGGTAAAATGGCCGCTTCTGTACAGATTGTTCAGGAAGATGTTGTCGGACCTTCTTTAGGTCAGGAAGCAATTACTGCAGGTATTGTTTCATTTGCTATAGCTTTGGTATTATTGATGTTTTACATGTGTGCTGTATACGGATTGATTCCGGGTATGATCGCGAATGGAGCATTGGTAATTAACATATTCTTTACGATGGGTATTCTGGCGTCTTTTCAGGCGGTATTAACTTTGTCGGGTATTGCCGGTATGGTACTTACGCTTGGTATGGCTGTAGATGCTAACGTATTGATCTATGAACGCACAAAAGAAGAACTTCGTGCAGGTAAGAATTTAAAGAAATCGCTTGATGATGGTTATAAGAATGCCTTCTCTGCTATCTTTGACTCTAACCTTACAACAATTATTACAGGTATTGTATTGTTCTATTTTGGAACAGGTCCTATTCGTGGATTTGCAACGACGTTGATTATTGGTTTGATTGCCTCTTTCCTAACAGCCGTGTTCTTGACACGTATTGTTTATGAAGGATTAATTGCAAAAGAAAAGATTAAAGAACTTCCTTTCACTACTTCTTTGTCTAAAGACTTGCTTGTAAATCCAACCGTTAACTTCCTTGGAGCTCGTAAAATAGGTTATATTATTCCTATTGTTTTAATTGTGCTGGGTGGTATCTCAATGGCTACCATCGGATTGAATAATGGTATCGACTTTACAGGTGGACGTAACTACATTGTTCGCTTTGATCAGCCGGTTCAGACCGATAAGGTTCGCAGTATGCTTGAACCTCAACTGGATGGCGCTGTAAGCGTTATCATGATTGGAACAGCCGAACAGGTACGTATCTCAACCAATTACAAAATCGCTGATTCAAGTCCTACGATTGACCGTGAAATTGAAAGTAAACTTTTTGAAGGATTAAAACCTATTCTTAAAGAAGGAACAACAGTTGATCAGTTTGTAGATAACAATATTCAGAGTTCACAGAAGGTTGGACCAAGTATGGCGGATGATATCAAGAACAGTGCTTATCTTGCCGTTTTATTTGCAATGATTTGTATGGCTGCTTACATCTTGCTTCGATTCAGAGATGTTGCATTCTCAGTTGGAGCTTTTGCTTCGGTTGCGATGACTACATTCAGTATTGTTGCATGCTATACATTGCTTTGGAAGGTTATGCCATTCTCAATGGAAGTCGACCAAACATTTATTGCAGCTATCCTGACTATTATCGGTTACTCTATTAATGATACGGTAGTAGTATTCGACCGTATTCGTGAAACGATCGGCTTGTATCCGAAACGTGATCGTTATCAGGTTATCAATGATGCGTTGAATTCAACATTGTCTCGTACGTTAAATACAACGTTGACTACATTCGTTGTTGTTCTTTGTATCTTTATCCTTGGTGGAGACACAATTCGTAGCTTTACTTTTGCAATTGCTTTAGGTATCGTTATCGGTACTTATTCTACATTGTTCGTTGCAACTCCTATTGCTTACGAAATTCAGAAGAAAAGCATTGCTAAGAAAGCTGCCAAAGATGCTGCTAAGTAAGTAGATCTTATATAAAATAAAAAAGGGTTGCTCCATTGTGGAGCAACCCTTTTTTATTTTATAATTCTAAACTGAATCTGAATCTTATTTTTTAGAAACTTCAACCCGTTTTGTTGGAGCTAAATTTTCGTTTCTGTGTTGAAGCTGTACAACCATGTTTTCGGCCAGGTGGCGGAAAGCAATTCCGGTTATTGACTCAGTCTGCAGAGCTACAGGAGTTCCATTGTCTCCTCCCTCACAAATGCTCTGTACGATTGGAATCTGTCCAAGGAGCGGAATAGATAGCTCTTCTGCCAGTTTTTTGCAACCCTCTTTACCAAACAGGTAGTATTTGTTTTCCGGCAACTCGGCAGGAGTAAACCATGCCATGTTTTCAATTAATCCAAGCACCGGAACATCAATCTTCTCTCCCATAAACATGCTGATCCCTTTTCTTGCGTCGGCAAGGGCAACTTCCTGAGGCGTACTAACAACAATCGCACCGGTGATAGCCAACGTTTGAACAAGTGTAAGATGGATATCGCTGGTTCCTGGAGGAAGGTCAAGCAGGAAGAAATCAAGCTCTCCCCAGTTAGCATCGGCAATCAGCTGTTTTAAGGCGTTACTGGCCATACTTCCCCTCCAGAGGATCGCATCTTCCTTGCTTACAAAGAAACCAATGGAAAGAAGCTTTACCCCATATTTCTCGATAGGTTTGATGAGTTCGCGATCGCCTACAGTTTCCATATAAGGACGCGAATCCTCCACGTTAAACATCTTAGGCATTGAAGGACCAAATATATCGGCATCAAGCAATCCTACTTTATAACCAAGTTGAGCCAAAGCAACAGCGAGGTTGGCGGCAACGGTACTTTTACCAACTCCTCCCTTTCCGGAAGAGACGGCAATGATATTTTTAACCTGAGGAAGAAGTTTATCCGGCTCAGGTCGGGCTGCTTGTTTTGTCTTAACCTGGATATTACCTTTAATCTCCACCTCAGCACCTACATAGGTATTGATAGCCGTTTCTGCAGCTTTCACTACCGAGCGGATAAATGGATCATTCGGCTTTTCAAATAGCAGGGAGAAGGTAACCTTATTCCCATCAATACGGATATCGTCTTCCACCATTCCGGAAGAAACGAGATCCTTATTAGTCCCAGGATAACGCACTTTGGCGAGCGCATCCATAATAATTTTTGGATATATAGCCATTTGCTGTTATAATTATGTTAGTATTTATTTTCCGGAAGCCAGTGCACTACGTTTACTTCTGTTAAAACTCCGGTATGGATCTAATTCGATCTCCACGTCCGGTTCAGTCAACACGTTCCTCTCTTCACAAACAAATTTAATATACTTGATGTTCAAACCCCTGTCCAGCCATTGTTGTTCATAATAGGTCCGGATGCCCAAAATATCGTCGGCCATGCCCGAGTTATACAAATCGTCTGTACAGCAAAGCACCGGATAGGCATTCGCTTTTGCCATTTCGCAAGTATAGTTGAACATGAAATTACTATCCGTTTTTAGATGAACAATACCATCCCCGGATAAGATCTCCCGGTACAATTTCATGAAGCGGGTAGACGTTAAACGTTTGGTAACCTTCTTCATTTGAGGATCAGGGAAGGTAATCCAAATTTCGGAGACTTCATTTTCCGCGAAGAAGTGCGAAATTAACTCGATATGGGTACGAAGGAAAGCAACATTAGTCATCCCCTGTTCCATGGATTCTTTTGCCCCGCTCCACATTCGCGCCCCTTTGATATCAATTCCTATGAAGTTTTTGTCCGGAAATAGTTTTCCCAAACCAACGGTATATTCACCTTTTCCACATCCCAGCTCGAGAACGATCGGGTTGTTGTTTTTAAAAAAAGATTCATTCCAGTGTCCTTTCAGATCAAATCCTTTCTCCTGTAAGGTAGCAAAGGGGA is from uncultured Macellibacteroides sp. and encodes:
- the secDF gene encoding protein translocase subunit SecDF, which gives rise to MQNKGFVKVFSVLLTLVCLFYLSFSFVTRYYSSKAVEYAAGDPTKESQFIDSLSTQKVWLGYTLKQCREMEISLGLDLKGGMNVVLELNVADVLRSLSNKNTDENFNKALDLAYARQNTSQKDFIDLFAEEYKKLDPGARLSAIFSTFELKDKITPQSSDAQVIAVIREELKSAIDNSFNVLRTRIDRFGVVSPNIQRLETAGRILVELPGVKEPERVRKLLQGSANLEFWETYDLQEVYQQLIAADNALAKINLSAIDSVSAEVAEVAVDTAAVVADSTSTDVLAAAGDSAGVDTLLAKIEQKQPETQASQSKEEFAKQHPLFALLQINQYNGQLAGGPVVGVANVNDMAKIDQYLNLKQVKEVLPRNLSLKWGVKAIDEKEQFYQLYAIKITNRDGSPALGGDVVTDARDDFNQQGGRTASEVSMSMNAEGAKAWARLTKENIGKSVAIILDDMVYSAPRVNDEITGGRSSISGDFTPEEAKDLANVLKSGKMAASVQIVQEDVVGPSLGQEAITAGIVSFAIALVLLMFYMCAVYGLIPGMIANGALVINIFFTMGILASFQAVLTLSGIAGMVLTLGMAVDANVLIYERTKEELRAGKNLKKSLDDGYKNAFSAIFDSNLTTIITGIVLFYFGTGPIRGFATTLIIGLIASFLTAVFLTRIVYEGLIAKEKIKELPFTTSLSKDLLVNPTVNFLGARKIGYIIPIVLIVLGGISMATIGLNNGIDFTGGRNYIVRFDQPVQTDKVRSMLEPQLDGAVSVIMIGTAEQVRISTNYKIADSSPTIDREIESKLFEGLKPILKEGTTVDQFVDNNIQSSQKVGPSMADDIKNSAYLAVLFAMICMAAYILLRFRDVAFSVGAFASVAMTTFSIVACYTLLWKVMPFSMEVDQTFIAAILTIIGYSINDTVVVFDRIRETIGLYPKRDRYQVINDALNSTLSRTLNTTLTTFVVVLCIFILGGDTIRSFTFAIALGIVIGTYSTLFVATPIAYEIQKKSIAKKAAKDAAK
- a CDS encoding Mrp/NBP35 family ATP-binding protein — its product is MAIYPKIIMDALAKVRYPGTNKDLVSSGMVEDDIRIDGNKVTFSLLFEKPNDPFIRSVVKAAETAINTYVGAEVEIKGNIQVKTKQAARPEPDKLLPQVKNIIAVSSGKGGVGKSTVAANLAVALAQLGYKVGLLDADIFGPSMPKMFNVEDSRPYMETVGDRELIKPIEKYGVKLLSIGFFVSKEDAILWRGSMASNALKQLIADANWGELDFFLLDLPPGTSDIHLTLVQTLAITGAIVVSTPQEVALADARKGISMFMGEKIDVPVLGLIENMAWFTPAELPENKYYLFGKEGCKKLAEELSIPLLGQIPIVQSICEGGDNGTPVALQTESITGIAFRHLAENMVVQLQHRNENLAPTKRVEVSKK
- the trmB gene encoding tRNA (guanosine(46)-N7)-methyltransferase TrmB, translated to MGKNKLAKFDDMAGYPHVFQFPFATLQEKGFDLKGHWNESFFKNNNPIVLELGCGKGEYTVGLGKLFPDKNFIGIDIKGARMWSGAKESMEQGMTNVAFLRTHIELISHFFAENEVSEIWITFPDPQMKKVTKRLTSTRFMKLYREILSGDGIVHLKTDSNFMFNYTCEMAKANAYPVLCCTDDLYNSGMADDILGIRTYYEQQWLDRGLNIKYIKFVCEERNVLTEPDVEIELDPYRSFNRSKRSALASGK